Proteins encoded by one window of Cylindrospermum stagnale PCC 7417:
- a CDS encoding chromophore lyase CpcT/CpeT has translation MTHSTDIATLARWMAADFSNQAQAFENPPFFAHIRVCMRPLPLEVLSGVGLFVEQAYDYMLNDPYRLRVLKLISAGDHIQIENYIVKNEEKFYGASRDLQRLTTLNSDDLEKLSGCNMLVEWTGNSFKGKVEPGKGCIVVRKGHKTYLDSEFEISEEKFTSLDRGRNLETNEHIWGSVAGPFHFVRWGSFADEVKVSG, from the coding sequence ATGACTCATTCTACAGATATTGCCACCTTAGCCCGGTGGATGGCAGCAGATTTTAGTAATCAAGCACAAGCATTTGAAAACCCACCTTTTTTTGCTCATATCCGCGTTTGCATGCGTCCCCTTCCCTTAGAAGTGTTATCAGGGGTAGGTTTGTTTGTCGAACAAGCTTATGACTATATGCTAAATGACCCCTATCGCTTGCGGGTGTTGAAGTTGATCAGCGCTGGAGATCACATCCAAATCGAAAACTACATAGTCAAAAACGAAGAAAAGTTCTATGGTGCATCTCGTGACTTGCAACGTCTGACAACTTTAAACAGCGATGATTTAGAAAAATTATCAGGCTGTAATATGCTTGTCGAGTGGACTGGTAACAGCTTTAAAGGCAAAGTTGAACCAGGCAAAGGCTGCATCGTCGTTCGCAAAGGACACAAAACCTATTTAGATAGCGAATTTGAGATTAGCGAAGAGAAATTTACCAGCCTTGACCGGGGAAGGAATCTAGAAACGAATGAACATATTTGGGGTTCCGTAGCCGGGCCATTTCACTTTGTCCGTTGGGGTAGTTTTGCCGATGAAGTGAAAGTGAGTGGTTAG
- a CDS encoding helix-turn-helix domain-containing protein, with product MTKQPERKALTPMSLRKKVNLTQRQVAQALDIQTQTVGGWEKGGIPHLPPSKIKKLCEVYQCSLDDLIEAFEAEQPVSAG from the coding sequence ATGACAAAGCAGCCTGAAAGAAAAGCATTAACTCCAATGTCCTTGAGAAAAAAAGTCAATCTAACTCAAAGACAAGTTGCCCAAGCGCTAGACATACAGACTCAAACTGTTGGAGGTTGGGAAAAAGGAGGTATTCCGCACCTTCCCCCATCCAAGATTAAAAAATTGTGTGAGGTCTACCAATGTTCGCTTGATGACTTGATAGAAGCCTTTGAAGCAGAACAGCCTGTTAGCGCTGGTTAA
- a CDS encoding DUF2141 domain-containing protein: MLKLTHLRHVLLATVLGMSCANAAYAEPTAKLTVVVNGITHQKGEICLRVYASEKGFPMSNTGEVQSGCTKITGTTVTKVFSGLKPGTYAVAVVDDQNGDRKLNKDFFGVPTEGFGMSKNPTVSIQTGAPKFRNVSFPMKKNTTINIFMKYSLDS, encoded by the coding sequence ATGTTGAAGTTAACTCACTTGCGTCATGTATTACTCGCTACTGTTTTGGGTATGAGTTGTGCTAACGCTGCGTATGCAGAACCAACTGCAAAACTAACTGTGGTAGTAAATGGCATAACTCACCAAAAAGGTGAAATTTGTTTGAGGGTTTACGCCTCTGAAAAAGGATTTCCTATGAGTAATACTGGTGAAGTCCAAAGCGGCTGCACTAAGATTACGGGAACTACTGTCACAAAAGTGTTTTCTGGCTTGAAACCAGGTACTTATGCTGTTGCCGTCGTTGATGATCAAAATGGCGATCGCAAACTCAACAAAGACTTTTTTGGTGTTCCCACAGAAGGTTTCGGTATGTCCAAGAATCCGACTGTATCAATCCAAACAGGTGCGCCTAAGTTCCGCAACGTCAGTTTCCCCATGAAAAAGAATACGACGATCAACATTTTCATGAAATATTCTCTTGATTCATAA
- a CDS encoding glycosyltransferase: MTKQPLRIALFTGLYAPFLTGVSVAVHQRVRWLLQQGHEVFLIHPEINNQYPKHVGNRPMPGLEELQSFPNFSSYAFPTKPLIFYKSLPQPLHYRYWSDTKLLLKFQPDIIVVEEAPQMRGVYSLFLQGYGRPVGTEYAKRTGIPIISMFHTDIVAYIQYYLGNLAFSLIRPILPILVKQTTEAYDINLFPSQEQLKKYQKLKSQRSEYVPYQGIDCEKFHPRNICYDPIPDDHRPTILFVGRITAEKNVNQLLDAYPLIAAKIPDVHLVIIGSGPMDEEIRQRAQTFGSGVTVWGESHGTELLGWFASADVFVNPSATENFCTTNNEALASGTPLVAVVAPSTAEQVYPGKNGFLAEPNNPKDFAQKVIAILENPDLKAEMTQQARSSILAFDWSACSQKFEDKLYQIVENSSKVPVGK, translated from the coding sequence ATGACAAAGCAACCTCTTCGTATTGCACTTTTTACAGGATTGTATGCTCCCTTCTTAACAGGAGTCTCGGTGGCAGTGCATCAACGGGTTCGCTGGTTGCTACAGCAGGGACATGAAGTTTTTCTGATCCATCCAGAAATCAACAACCAGTACCCAAAACATGTTGGGAATCGTCCCATGCCAGGGCTAGAAGAATTACAGTCTTTTCCCAACTTCTCCTCTTATGCATTCCCCACAAAACCGCTGATTTTTTACAAATCTCTGCCTCAACCATTGCACTATCGATATTGGAGTGATACCAAGTTACTCTTAAAATTTCAACCCGACATTATTGTAGTTGAAGAAGCACCGCAAATGAGAGGAGTCTACTCACTCTTTTTGCAAGGTTATGGTCGTCCTGTTGGCACTGAATACGCAAAGCGAACGGGCATTCCAATTATATCAATGTTCCATACCGATATTGTGGCCTATATCCAATATTATTTAGGCAATCTGGCCTTTAGCTTAATCCGTCCAATTCTGCCAATTTTAGTCAAGCAGACAACAGAGGCTTACGACATTAATTTATTTCCTTCTCAAGAACAACTCAAAAAATACCAAAAATTGAAATCTCAACGCAGTGAATACGTCCCTTATCAAGGTATTGATTGCGAAAAATTTCATCCCCGAAATATCTGTTATGACCCGATTCCTGATGACCATCGACCAACGATATTGTTTGTCGGCCGGATAACTGCGGAAAAAAATGTCAACCAACTATTAGATGCATATCCGTTGATCGCTGCCAAAATTCCTGATGTTCATTTGGTGATTATTGGTAGTGGCCCAATGGATGAAGAAATCCGTCAGCGTGCCCAAACTTTTGGATCTGGTGTGACTGTTTGGGGTGAGTCTCACGGTACAGAACTTTTGGGTTGGTTCGCTAGCGCCGACGTATTTGTCAACCCCTCCGCGACTGAAAATTTCTGCACCACCAATAACGAAGCGCTGGCTTCTGGAACTCCTTTAGTTGCAGTTGTCGCACCCTCAACAGCCGAGCAAGTATATCCTGGTAAAAACGGCTTCCTCGCAGAACCCAACAACCCGAAAGATTTTGCCCAAAAGGTAATTGCGATTCTAGAAAATCCTGACCTCAAAGCAGAGATGACTCAGCAAGCTCGCTCTTCTATTCTGGCATTTGATTGGTCGGCTTGTAGCCAAAAGTTTGAAGATAAACTTTACCAGATAGTTGAAAATTCATCAAAAGTACCAGTGGGAAAATAA
- a CDS encoding glycosyltransferase family 2 protein, which yields MINKQPRLSIGLPVFNGEKFIKEAINSLLAQTFEDFELIICDNASTDKTEEICRTYAEKDKRIRYYRNEKNIGCARNFNRVFELSSGEYFKWAAHDDLHAPDFIMRCIEVLDEHPSIILCHSQVYIIDENGKFLQNYNIKLKTDSLKPQERFHELLGKNLCYQCYGIIRSSALKSIPPMGSYGNADGVLLVRLALRGRFYEIPEYLFFARCHPEQSMNMFIPNYLLVAKNEQQELLSLLPDYYGYAIWFDSANEGRILLPHWRILWEYLLSIWHSSLSLSEHLCCYNSIISQSKSPENVLLKDLLNALQILWKRWRKALIKEQQITL from the coding sequence ATGATCAATAAGCAGCCACGATTGAGCATCGGGTTACCTGTATTTAATGGTGAAAAATTTATCAAAGAAGCGATAAATTCTCTGTTGGCTCAGACCTTTGAAGATTTTGAGCTAATTATTTGTGATAATGCATCTACGGACAAAACCGAGGAAATTTGTAGAACATACGCCGAGAAAGATAAACGTATACGCTACTACCGTAATGAGAAGAATATCGGTTGCGCTCGTAACTTCAATCGCGTCTTTGAATTGTCTTCTGGTGAGTATTTTAAGTGGGCGGCTCATGATGATCTACATGCTCCCGATTTTATTATGCGGTGTATTGAAGTCCTCGACGAACACCCTAGTATAATCTTGTGCCATTCTCAAGTATATATCATTGATGAAAATGGCAAATTTCTCCAAAATTACAATATAAAACTTAAGACAGATTCACTAAAACCACAGGAGCGTTTTCATGAATTACTTGGTAAAAATTTATGTTATCAATGTTACGGAATAATTCGTAGTAGTGCTCTTAAGAGTATACCACCTATGGGTAGTTATGGTAATGCAGATGGAGTTTTATTGGTAAGACTAGCTTTGCGTGGTCGGTTTTATGAAATACCAGAATACCTATTTTTTGCCAGATGTCATCCAGAACAATCAATGAATATGTTTATTCCTAATTATTTGTTGGTTGCCAAAAATGAGCAGCAAGAATTATTGAGCTTACTGCCTGATTACTATGGCTATGCAATTTGGTTTGATTCAGCAAATGAAGGGCGAATTTTGTTACCACATTGGAGAATTCTCTGGGAGTATTTGCTCTCTATATGGCATAGTTCATTAAGTTTATCTGAGCATCTGTGTTGCTATAACAGTATAATTAGTCAATCTAAGTCTCCAGAAAATGTTTTACTTAAAGATTTATTGAATGCACTGCAAATACTTTGGAAACGTTGGCGAAAAGCACTAATTAAAGAACAGCAAATTACACTTTAA
- a CDS encoding NAD-dependent epimerase/dehydratase family protein, with protein sequence MNFNNKTLLITGTDEFVGLRAAELAREKGIKVRGLQSSPEQDKKAQSLGVEIIVGSVTDPAIAQKACQGVDIVLHTTQVTQEAGEIKHFREVNVGGALNIAKAAKQAGVKSFVHLSSAMVYGFNYPNEVTESGPLSGENNPYCQTKIEAETELLKLNAPPDFGIIIMRAGDVYGPGSIPWIVRPILMMRQKLFAYANDGKGVINHVYIDNLIDAIFLAIEKETYGEIFNITDGKETSWKEYFIQLAAMEGLPAPMSLPKDEMKLFLKLRHQGQKLFRQKADILPESVDFMTRPYAYSIDRAKSLLNYKPTIDLQEGMRRTHEWVQKTDLQKLIK encoded by the coding sequence ATGAATTTCAACAATAAAACTCTCTTGATCACTGGAACTGATGAATTTGTCGGCTTGCGTGCAGCCGAGTTAGCCAGAGAAAAAGGCATAAAAGTTCGGGGATTACAAAGTTCTCCAGAACAGGACAAAAAAGCGCAAAGTTTGGGTGTTGAGATAATTGTTGGTAGTGTTACCGATCCTGCTATTGCCCAAAAGGCTTGTCAGGGAGTAGATATCGTTTTACATACAACTCAAGTTACTCAAGAAGCTGGCGAAATCAAGCATTTTCGTGAAGTCAATGTAGGTGGTGCTCTCAACATAGCAAAAGCTGCTAAACAGGCTGGGGTTAAGAGCTTTGTGCATCTCTCTAGTGCAATGGTCTACGGCTTTAACTATCCCAATGAAGTTACTGAATCTGGGCCACTTTCTGGCGAAAATAATCCCTATTGTCAGACGAAAATCGAAGCTGAAACCGAACTTTTAAAGCTGAATGCACCACCAGATTTTGGCATCATCATCATGCGAGCCGGAGATGTTTATGGACCCGGAAGTATCCCTTGGATAGTCCGACCAATTTTGATGATGCGTCAAAAATTATTTGCCTACGCCAACGATGGTAAAGGAGTAATCAATCATGTATATATAGATAACCTGATTGATGCCATCTTCCTAGCGATAGAAAAAGAAACCTACGGAGAAATTTTCAATATCACCGACGGCAAAGAGACTTCCTGGAAAGAGTATTTTATCCAGTTAGCAGCAATGGAAGGTTTACCTGCACCTATGTCCCTACCCAAGGATGAAATGAAGTTATTTCTCAAGCTGCGTCATCAGGGACAAAAACTATTTCGGCAAAAAGCCGATATTCTGCCGGAGTCTGTAGATTTTATGACTCGTCCCTATGCTTATTCTATTGACAGAGCCAAAAGCCTATTAAATTACAAACCAACCATCGACTTACAAGAGGGAATGCGGCGCACACATGAATGGGTGCAAAAGACTGATCTTCAGAAATTAATCAAGTAA
- the cpdA gene encoding 3',5'-cyclic-AMP phosphodiesterase, with product MNQVSPVFIAQLTDIHLFAAENQRLLGIPTMESFQAVIKRLKELQPELDFLILTGDLSGDGTVESYENLQYLLNPLQIPTYWLPGNYDCAIAMDEILTLGMVSRRKSFTRGSWNFILLNSSVPGSMHGHLSDKTLDWLDSELKMLGENPTVVSLHHPPILVNSEWLDVNTLQNSEELLAVLDRHPQVKLVLFGHIHQEWKHTRDDVDYLGSPSTCIQFLSESPTFALDEKLPGFRLLKLHPDGTWETWVERVPYFCPPESEVKEF from the coding sequence ATAAATCAAGTTTCTCCTGTATTCATTGCCCAACTAACGGATATACATCTGTTTGCTGCGGAAAATCAGCGGCTGTTAGGAATACCGACTATGGAGTCTTTCCAGGCGGTTATCAAGCGGTTAAAGGAACTACAACCTGAACTTGATTTTTTAATATTAACGGGAGATTTGTCTGGCGATGGTACGGTTGAATCTTATGAAAATCTACAATATTTACTGAATCCGCTACAAATTCCGACTTACTGGCTACCAGGAAATTATGATTGCGCGATCGCTATGGATGAAATTTTAACTCTGGGAATGGTTTCCCGGCGGAAATCTTTTACCCGTGGCAGTTGGAACTTTATCTTACTTAACTCTTCAGTACCGGGGTCTATGCACGGTCACCTTTCAGATAAAACTCTAGATTGGCTGGACTCCGAGTTAAAAATGCTAGGCGAAAACCCGACTGTGGTGTCACTACATCACCCGCCTATTTTGGTAAATTCTGAATGGCTGGATGTAAACACCCTGCAAAATTCCGAGGAATTGCTTGCTGTTCTTGATCGCCACCCGCAAGTCAAGCTAGTGTTATTCGGTCACATTCACCAGGAATGGAAGCACACCCGTGACGATGTTGACTACTTGGGTAGTCCCTCGACTTGTATTCAATTCCTGTCAGAAAGTCCTACTTTTGCCCTCGACGAAAAACTTCCTGGGTTTCGTCTGCTGAAACTGCACCCCGACGGGACTTGGGAAACTTGGGTAGAACGGGTTCCTTATTTTTGTCCCCCAGAGTCAGAAGTCAAGGAATTTTAG
- a CDS encoding DUF6174 domain-containing protein yields MRLPIAIGAVLLISLGLNAPVMAQTPTQIVRATKKAAKSDLQQLKRNSQLWNQQNISNYRYTLTRSCFCTAEARGPVVVEVREGVTTVTSVATGETVDSQLFKQYDTVPNLFNVVKEAIASKASSLTVQYDSKLGYPTQINIDYNSQIADEELYLTIENFQVIP; encoded by the coding sequence ATGCGCTTACCTATCGCTATTGGTGCAGTTTTACTGATTTCTCTGGGTTTGAACGCACCAGTAATGGCTCAAACCCCCACCCAGATAGTACGAGCAACAAAGAAGGCTGCCAAGTCGGACTTGCAACAATTAAAGAGAAATTCCCAATTGTGGAATCAGCAAAATATCTCCAACTACCGCTATACACTGACTAGGAGTTGCTTCTGTACCGCTGAAGCTAGAGGCCCGGTAGTTGTGGAAGTACGTGAGGGCGTCACGACTGTAACTTCTGTTGCTACCGGTGAGACAGTTGATTCACAGCTATTCAAACAATATGATACAGTTCCCAATCTTTTTAATGTGGTCAAAGAAGCGATCGCTAGCAAAGCATCCAGCCTGACTGTACAATATGACTCTAAACTCGGCTACCCAACCCAAATTAACATTGATTACAACAGTCAGATAGCTGATGAAGAACTATACCTGACAATTGAAAACTTCCAAGTAATTCCATAA
- a CDS encoding tetratricopeptide repeat protein has product MLRRLSFIVTTVIFWHLCSSVTLAETKNPEQLDKFLPGPLEVIIPDPLLPPLWDKQPLTTEEMQKLETALDQLNLEAAATLQAGDKVKAFEIWNRELRLRRLLGSLAEVQALSRVGAIAWNRNESEEIRYITQRLQVIQKPKPAKKKEAPKPPDLELLRSLGDAYQKIRVPKLALEVYNQVLALVRQQQDATAELETLQTIGELHLSWFDYPQAAATYEELLGFATTKGDGLNEVAYLQKLVYIYDQAKQPQKSINVLSKLVDIYTNQNDLSQIPQLKIAIATNYETLGQENPSLRQEAFNNYQEAYTTAWQLQQFVNASEALQKLIVLYRSQGQIEAALQTCQILLTTEELATNFYGLMQAYDQIGKLYLERKQYPQALTAFEKGLEIAQELKHEEAYFTQQIEKLPKANF; this is encoded by the coding sequence ATGCTACGGCGCTTAAGTTTTATAGTTACTACTGTTATTTTCTGGCATCTGTGCAGTTCTGTGACGCTGGCAGAGACTAAAAATCCGGAACAATTGGATAAATTTCTGCCAGGTCCGTTAGAAGTTATTATACCCGATCCACTGCTACCGCCTTTGTGGGACAAACAGCCGTTAACTACCGAAGAAATGCAAAAGCTAGAAACGGCGTTAGATCAGTTAAATCTAGAAGCAGCAGCGACATTACAAGCGGGGGATAAGGTAAAGGCGTTTGAGATTTGGAATCGGGAACTGCGGTTGCGGCGTCTTTTAGGTTCATTAGCAGAGGTGCAAGCATTATCACGAGTGGGTGCGATCGCTTGGAACCGAAATGAGAGTGAAGAAATCCGCTATATTACGCAACGATTGCAAGTGATTCAAAAGCCGAAACCAGCTAAAAAAAAGGAGGCGCCAAAACCTCCTGATTTAGAACTTTTGCGATCGCTTGGTGACGCTTACCAAAAAATCCGCGTCCCCAAACTAGCCCTAGAAGTTTATAACCAAGTTTTAGCATTAGTGCGACAGCAACAAGATGCCACCGCAGAACTAGAAACCCTGCAAACAATTGGGGAACTGCATCTGAGTTGGTTTGATTATCCCCAAGCCGCTGCTACCTACGAAGAATTGCTAGGTTTTGCTACCACCAAGGGCGATGGACTGAATGAAGTCGCATATTTGCAAAAGCTAGTTTACATTTACGATCAGGCAAAACAGCCCCAGAAATCGATCAATGTACTTAGTAAGTTAGTAGATATTTACACCAATCAAAACGACCTTAGCCAAATTCCCCAATTAAAAATTGCGATCGCCACAAATTACGAAACCCTAGGACAGGAAAATCCCAGTTTACGACAAGAAGCTTTTAACAACTACCAAGAAGCTTATACCACCGCTTGGCAATTGCAACAGTTTGTTAATGCATCTGAAGCTTTGCAAAAGTTAATCGTGCTGTACCGTTCTCAAGGACAAATAGAAGCAGCCTTGCAAACTTGCCAGATTCTCCTAACCACAGAAGAACTAGCCACCAACTTTTACGGTTTGATGCAAGCCTACGACCAAATAGGAAAATTGTATTTGGAACGCAAACAATATCCCCAAGCGCTTACAGCCTTTGAAAAAGGGCTAGAAATAGCGCAAGAACTCAAACACGAAGAAGCATACTTTACCCAGCAAATCGAAAAACTGCCAAAAGCCAATTTTTAA
- a CDS encoding KGK domain-containing protein produces the protein MNVITLKDDDVVCINVSQNFTKTTTSKVSEVKYSMITEWLKGLGNWMGDGVDGSLLLSEGGGWQKGRFRLRMEFIPNQPKASPKPPDDSLSLQPQSPLDDLRANLS, from the coding sequence ATGAATGTAATTACTTTGAAAGATGATGATGTCGTCTGTATAAATGTGAGCCAGAACTTCACCAAGACCACAACATCAAAAGTGAGTGAGGTTAAATACTCGATGATCACAGAATGGCTAAAAGGACTGGGTAACTGGATGGGCGATGGGGTTGATGGCAGCCTTCTACTATCAGAAGGTGGTGGCTGGCAAAAAGGTAGATTTAGACTTCGGATGGAGTTCATTCCTAATCAGCCAAAAGCATCGCCAAAACCACCAGACGATTCACTTTCACTTCAGCCACAATCACCGCTGGATGACCTTCGAGCAAATCTTAGCTAA
- a CDS encoding site-specific integrase, whose translation MAITVDPKSNKLIVRFRVTGHIKQFYLNSGLKDSAKNRVIVDSRWEEIQREISLGIFDPTLVRYRFGVKEIPQTIEYSLSELWEKFTEFKSAQLEQTTLLGKYKSVRRYVDRLPSQKLADAAIIRNWMLVNFTSYMTWQLLGDFCSCCEWAVGCGLIKENPFAKLKIQKPKKSSRDDDYRAFTLEQRDIIIQAFENHPKHSHYAPLIKFLFWSGCRPGEAFALTWGDISNDCCRISINKSRNYHRILKGTKNGKKRVFPCQSGSKLQSLLLSIRPVGAIATDLVFVSTIGKQINSDSMSVFWRSRRSQRGEIKYKYPGVVRELADKGIVPYLKPYATRHTFATWAISSGNSPDKVAYWLGDNTATVLAYYCHPEVAASECPDF comes from the coding sequence ATGGCTATAACCGTTGACCCTAAATCAAATAAATTGATAGTTCGCTTTAGAGTCACGGGACATATCAAACAATTTTACTTAAACTCCGGGCTAAAAGATTCAGCCAAAAATAGAGTGATCGTAGATTCTCGCTGGGAGGAAATCCAGCGAGAAATTTCTTTAGGTATATTTGACCCCACCCTCGTTCGCTACAGATTCGGGGTTAAGGAAATTCCACAGACTATTGAATACTCGCTCTCTGAACTATGGGAGAAATTTACAGAGTTCAAGTCTGCCCAACTAGAACAAACTACTCTGCTGGGCAAATACAAATCTGTTAGGCGATACGTCGACCGCCTGCCATCTCAAAAATTGGCTGATGCCGCTATCATCCGTAACTGGATGTTAGTGAATTTCACCAGTTATATGACTTGGCAGTTGCTAGGCGATTTTTGCAGCTGCTGTGAATGGGCCGTTGGGTGCGGTTTAATCAAAGAAAATCCATTCGCCAAACTCAAAATTCAAAAGCCCAAAAAGTCAAGCAGGGATGATGACTATCGCGCTTTTACCCTAGAGCAGAGAGACATAATTATCCAGGCATTTGAGAATCACCCAAAACATTCCCACTATGCCCCCCTAATAAAATTTTTATTCTGGAGCGGCTGTAGGCCGGGTGAAGCATTCGCTCTGACCTGGGGAGATATCTCTAATGATTGCTGTCGTATCTCAATAAATAAATCGCGAAACTATCACCGGATACTCAAGGGAACCAAGAATGGTAAGAAGCGAGTATTCCCTTGTCAATCCGGGTCAAAGTTGCAGTCGCTGTTGCTGTCTATTCGTCCGGTCGGCGCGATCGCTACAGACCTGGTATTTGTTTCAACAATTGGCAAACAGATAAACTCAGATTCTATGTCCGTCTTTTGGCGATCGCGGCGATCGCAGCGCGGCGAAATCAAATATAAATATCCTGGCGTAGTTCGCGAACTAGCGGATAAGGGCATTGTTCCCTACCTCAAGCCATATGCGACTCGCCACACCTTTGCTACATGGGCAATCAGCAGCGGCAACAGCCCGGACAAGGTGGCTTACTGGCTTGGTGACAATACCGCTACGGTGCTTGCTTACTATTGCCACCCAGAAGTAGCAGCCTCTGAGTGTCCTGATTTTTGA
- a CDS encoding glycosyltransferase: MQDLTIFLSKSLLSWLAIQVVLTLFFVWYLRPSQKDLLPDDQLPKTAVIICLRGADPFLPNCLRSLLKQNYPEYDLKIILDSQEDPAGKIASEAIAELGATNVQISHLRTVRHNCSLKCSSLVQAVSDLDDSYKVVAFVDADTIVHPNWLRELVSPLADEKVGATTGNRWYSPTGNYWGTLVRYAGNVSTVVQMFLFQIPWGGTLAIKTEVLHQTGLLEKWSQAFNDDLMMHNVLKKHKLQVKFVPSLLMVNREESSLPDLVDHLKRLLLCSRLYHPRWLALVSDAISSILFPTLVIVLILQSLLVGQWNAAAQLFSYYGIYILGLLLLMLVLEQGVQRVMSVQGQTIAKLSPTAVIKMLIAIPLTQWVYGVAILSSLWMSTVKWRGLSYRVQGPWNIRLVEYRPYQWLDQPVDPKTSL, from the coding sequence ATGCAAGATTTAACGATATTTCTGTCTAAGTCTTTGCTAAGTTGGCTGGCAATTCAGGTGGTTTTAACACTGTTCTTTGTCTGGTATTTGCGCCCAAGCCAGAAAGACTTATTACCAGATGACCAGTTACCGAAAACGGCGGTGATTATTTGTCTGCGAGGTGCTGATCCATTTCTGCCCAACTGTTTGCGATCGCTATTAAAGCAGAATTACCCAGAATATGATTTAAAGATAATCCTCGATAGTCAGGAAGATCCAGCCGGAAAAATTGCTTCGGAAGCGATCGCCGAATTAGGGGCCACCAATGTCCAAATTAGCCATTTGCGGACAGTACGCCACAATTGCAGTCTCAAATGTAGTTCTCTCGTCCAAGCTGTCTCAGATTTGGACGATTCTTACAAGGTGGTGGCTTTTGTCGATGCTGATACAATCGTTCATCCCAATTGGCTGCGGGAATTAGTCAGCCCTCTCGCTGACGAGAAAGTGGGAGCAACAACAGGTAATCGTTGGTATTCACCCACAGGTAATTATTGGGGTACTTTGGTGCGATATGCAGGCAATGTCTCCACCGTAGTGCAAATGTTCCTGTTTCAGATTCCTTGGGGTGGAACTTTGGCGATCAAAACAGAAGTGCTTCACCAAACCGGACTACTAGAAAAGTGGAGTCAGGCTTTCAACGATGATCTAATGATGCACAACGTCCTGAAAAAACATAAGTTGCAGGTGAAGTTTGTGCCTTCGTTATTGATGGTGAATCGGGAAGAAAGCAGTTTACCGGATTTAGTAGACCATCTCAAGCGTTTATTACTTTGTTCTCGACTATATCACCCGCGTTGGTTGGCTTTAGTGAGTGATGCTATTTCCAGCATTTTGTTTCCTACTTTAGTCATAGTGTTAATTCTACAGTCGTTGTTGGTCGGACAATGGAATGCTGCGGCTCAATTATTTAGTTACTATGGCATCTATATTCTAGGACTACTCTTGCTGATGCTTGTCTTAGAACAAGGGGTACAGCGAGTAATGAGCGTTCAAGGTCAGACAATCGCTAAATTGTCACCTACCGCAGTTATCAAAATGTTGATTGCTATCCCTCTAACACAGTGGGTTTATGGGGTAGCGATCCTATCTTCCCTTTGGATGTCAACAGTTAAATGGCGCGGACTTTCCTATCGAGTCCAAGGCCCTTGGAATATTCGCCTAGTTGAATACCGCCCTTACCAGTGGTTAGATCAACCTGTTGATCCAAAAACTTCTCTCTAA